The genomic region CTCTTATCATCGAGGCAGCCCTCTCGTCAAGCGTTATTAGAGCCCCGATAACATATGCGTTTGCATGGCAGAATCCTTCCTTCTTCAGTGTCTTTGTCAGCGTTGACAGCAATGACTTTATTAAAACGAGCCAAAGATTCCAGTCAGGTAGGCCAAAGAGTTCTCTATCATCGGATATCTTATAGCGTGCTAGGACATCTTCTGCAAGAGCTATAATTTTCGCTGCGACTTGTCCGGGAACCTTGGCAGCCCTTAAGCTAGTTTGTAGAGCCTCCAAGAGCTTCACGGCTCTCCTACCTTTTATTGCTACCAGGTTAGAGCCCTACCACTGTAATATTAAAAGAATGAGCTTTCTTAGCCGCAATAGGCTATAGGCTATAAGCCTATTAACTAGTTAGGATAGAGATCCTCGGGGGATGATAGTAAATGGCCTCTACTGAAAAACAATAATATTTGATGAAGCTTTAGGCCGTTGACCCCCTATATGTATAAAAAGTTAGCAAAGGAAAGACAGCGGATATGGCGCTATTTTACAAGAGTTTCTTTATTTCGTAGCGAATTTCATATACCATTGCACGTATCTCTGAGGGCATGAAGTCTAAGCCTATTATGCGTGTATACAATTTATCGGCTTCACTAAACGCATTATATGGGCTAATTGTATCAGTGTCACATAGCATTATGCTTATACGGTTGAAGGTATTAATTACGTATTCAAGTTCATCTACAAGCCTCTTAATAAGGAAAGTGTTTGGACTCGCCCTCATTTTCCTTGAATAGTTCTCGTAGTATTTTTTGGCCAGTCTTTCGCCATATTTGATATGCTCACATATTGTGAGCAACTCTAGTCTATTTGCCGTAAACACTGCTGCGGCCCCCTAGCAAGTTGTATGAATAAGTATTTACGAGCAGTCCAAAACGATTTGGCCTAATAATACCCTGCAAAGCCTCATTAACGATAAGATTTATGGGGTTTAAAATGTAAGGGCTATAAAAGGGTGTGGCCCCTACAGGAGAAGCATGGGGAGTGAGTGGGCTTGGCAGCTGATCCAAGGCGCAGAAATAACGAGGAGGTATATGTTTACGATCAAGGAATAGTTCTCGATAAGCTATATGAAGACGATGATGTAGTAGTTGTTGTTGCGCCTAATGAGGATCAATTGCGTGATATAATTCTTGAGCTTTTACAGGAGAGGCCTATGACGGTTCGAGAGCTGCATAGTAAGCTTTCCGGTCTTGCAAGTGAAGACAAAATTAGGTATGCCCTCAATAAGCTAATTGAAGAAGGTATAGTCGAAGGAGATGAAGAAGGAAGATACTATGCTCTATATACATAGACATATCGGATGATGCAGGAGAGAGCTTTATGATATGTAGTTATGCCGTATTTTCTTCTTAACATTAATTTTATATAAAATTTTGCATGACTATTTTTATTGTATAGTCTTGGGTGAAAGTTTCG from Pyrofollis japonicus harbors:
- a CDS encoding winged helix-turn-helix domain-containing protein translates to MAADPRRRNNEEVYVYDQGIVLDKLYEDDDVVVVVAPNEDQLRDIILELLQERPMTVRELHSKLSGLASEDKIRYALNKLIEEGIVEGDEEGRYYALYT